CTGCAtaagaataaacaacaacaacaacaacaacgacaacaacaacaaaaacaataataacaacaacgacaacaacaacaaaaacttacTAATTCACTAAAGTTCGTGTCAGCATAATTTATCCCGTACAAtgttctaaaacaaaaaaacctaTCAATAATTCGTTGTCACAACACttttaatttataataaaaatataacatcaaGATACCTAATGCCTGAGGTAAAAGTAATCCAATTATGAAATATATGCTTTATTTGTGACAGGACGGGAACTTCGTCAATATCACATGAAATTTCCTCTTTTGATGTCGAATCTTGAAAACTACTTAGACACGTGTCACTTTCCTTGGTATTTTTTGAGGTAATGTTTAAATGTTTCTCCGCATCTCTATTTTCTTGAATGATTTTGTAATTGTTTATTTCTTTGCTTGCAGTCACTTTTGGATCATCCGTTTCAACTTGAGACTTTTCTTTGACCGAATTTATGCAACCTTTCTGTGCTGAAGGAGGAACATTTACTTTTTCAAGGATAGCATTCTTGTCTACGACGTACCGGGACATATAAATGTCTTCTgcaagtttatttttttcagtacAATGTGCTTGAATAACATCATTTTGAATTTCACTATTTTTAATTGTAATATTTCCAACATCCCCTGTGTTTGAGCAATTACAAGTAGTATCTAAACAGTACTGCATACTAACGTATTTTTTCTCGGGTatcgtttcatcttcatgttttGAAGGTAAGTTTGTGTCATCGCTTTCCTTGCATGCAATGATCTCATTTACAAAACAAGTAGACATATCTGGAGAAATAATGTTCAAAGAATTACTTTCATTGACAGAAGAGCCTGTTTTTTCTACTTCTAAATTAAGACACAATGAATTGTTACATCTATCATAACAGTCGATAGCTTCACCTTGCATGTCCAAGTTACTACTGTTGCTTTTACATCCATCTTCACCTAGTTTACATCCACCTTCACCTAGTTTACATCCATCTTCACCTAGTTTACTTCCATCTTCACCTAGTTTACATCCATCTTCACCTAGTTTACATCCATCTTCACCTAGTTTACATCCATCTTCACCTAGTTTACACCCATCTTCATCTAGTTTACTTCCATCTTCACCTAGTTTACTTCCATCTTCACCTAGTTTACATCCATCTTCACCTAGTTTACTTCCATCTTCACCTAGTTTACTTCCATCTTCACCTAGTTTACATCCATCTTCACCTAGTTTACATCCATCTTCACCTAGTTTACATCCATCTTCACCTAGTTTACATCCATCTTCACCTAGTTTACATCCATCTTCACCTAGTTTACTTCCATCTTCACCTAGTTTACATCCATCTTCACCTAGTTTACATCCATCTTCACCTAGTTTACATCCATCTTCACCAAGTTTACATCCATCTTCACCTAGTTTACTTCCATCTTCACCTAGTTTACATCCATCTTCACCTAGTTTACATCCATCTTCACCTAGTTTACATCCATCTTCACCTAGTTTACTTCCATCTTCACCTAGTTTACATCCATCTTCACCTAGTTTACATCCATCTTCACCTAGTTTACATCCATCTTCACCTAGTTTACATCCATCTTCACCTAGTTTACTTCCATCTTCACCTAGTTTACTTCCATCTTCACCTAGTTTACATCCATCTTCACCTAGTTTACATCCATCTTCACCTAGTTTACTTCCATCTTCACCTAGTTTACATCCATCTTCATCTAGTTTACATCCATCTTCACCTAGTTTACATCCATCTTCACCTAGTTTACATCCATCTTCACCTAGTTTACATCCATCTTCACCTAGTTTACATCCATCTTGTCTCCCAATCTCTTCTtctcttttgtttaaaatatcaaTACAATCTTTTGCTTGTGCTTCACAACTGGTTGGTATGTATGTATCGACACAACAATATTTTTCCCTGGCAGAGATTACATTGACATTACTGACATCTTTCGTACAGGCTTTCTCAATTTCTCTCctaacaattattttttgttcaGTATATGTTTTCCCTCTTtcaaattttttcaccaccttTTCTTTCTTAAGTCTTTCCTGTTTGCTTCTGATTTTTTCTATTCGTTGACATTCCTCTTcaattttctttctcttttcgtCTTTTCGTTGCAGTTCTCGTTTTTCTTCTTCCTTCTGCAGTCTTTTCCTTTTAATGATATCTAGTTCTGGTCCATATAACCTCTGCGCTCTAAATATTAAGTATGATAATAAAATATCATTACTCCAACAAGATTGTGAGCATTCTGAATCATATTACAGGTGGTTACAACCTGTGTTTCAAAACAATCATTTTTCAGTTTAAACTGATACTTTAAGATTGTTATGTGTTCTTTTAAACAGTGATTTGATTGATCTTAAACACTGTAAAAAGTTGTACATATATCCATATCGTAGTGTTTCAACTTTGATTAAtttgtattttgaaaaaacCTTTCTAATAATTGTTTTTGAACCATAACATATAATAAACCATAAACCCATTATTgacaaaaatatagaaaaagttGGAAACCCAAACATAAGAACCGTGTTGTAACTTCTACAAAGCTTCACAAAACAGTACCGCTGAACTATAGATAGTACAAAAAAGATTTTCGTACATATATCTCCTGAAATGCTTTTGAACTAAAATGGCGCCACTTTGTTTTCTCTGGTGATCGTTTCTATCAAATTCATCCTAAAAGAGCAAAAAAATACATTGATACATAAGAATTAACTACTTGTTAgcccaataattttttttttaatacaccTTTACTTGTAATGACTTTAAACGTTCCTTTTCCAGCTGCAGATTATTTTCAATTACCtcctaaaaagataaaaatcgaATGTAATAATCTACAGAGAAAGCTGATTAAATGAGACAAACAGCGAAATCAGAAACTACctgcaatgaattttggaaattCTGAATGCGAGTTTCTTCAACTGCAAGATCCTTCTCCAAGGTATTGGTTAAtgtctaaaaaaatgttaaaaagcaattattttatttcttatattttgcaTCTAGCCATGGCATTGcatagtaaaataaaataatgaaagCAAGTTTTCATCCAAACGAAACGGCtcttttatttgttaatttCCTAAAACTTCCAGTTTTTACACGTGGTTAACtcaaaataataaactttcatttttagaaaatgtttgcatAACTTCTGTTAGTCTCCACAGGCAATATAATTATTTAAGGTGTACTGTATTTTGAGTTTTATATTCAAGGTGTAGTCATTCATAGGTGattcaactaatttttatttacattcatCTTTTGTGGGTAAAAAAACAGCAGCtaagaaatgaaaatttaaaatgaccACTATGAGATAGAGTCAAAAACCTAAAGCGAGGATTTATTCCAGCTAATTGGGAAATCATTCGCTAGTTAAACGGTTACACTTAATACACAGCTACGTTCCAAACTTGTAATGCATTTCTAACTTAGGGTCaaagataaataaatttacaagtaaattaaaaaaaaaagaattgataacaaatttctattatgttatgaccaaaacatttaaaaaattaggaaaaatttaaaaaaggtaaaaattcaCGATtagtataatttttatataaaaaaaggaaaaaaaacaattaattatAGCACACTTTAGGAGAAAGGATATTTCGTATTACCTGAAACATAGAGGTATTATTAAAAGAGATATCTCTATACCTGAAACAATCTATTTTTAGGGTTTTACTACTTTCATTTGTTTGTGACAGTAACTtgaattaatgaagccattacaatgtacTTTGACGCAAAAAACTTGAGAAAGGTCGAAATAACTGATGTCACCTCCTAAGGGGGATAACCAGGGATAACATGGGAGcaaaaatgaaaccaatttCCTAAATTTGGGTCGGTCAACCCACTCAATTTGGAACCGATGACTTAATAACGCAATATATAAACCTTTAAATCTTAATAAATCTTCTTAACTGACGTCAAATACACTATTTTATTCAGTTTCAAGGTCCTATCAGTAAATACTACGGGATAtaataaatttctaaaataatttCTTGTATATATGCATTTCCTACGACATTAAAATTCTTAAAACTCCTGTCTTTtacattgttcttctgcctaagtgacTTTTCACAGGCTTATCGATTAGTAATAGTAATAAGAACACTTGGTCCATAAATTTGTTACAAACAGAAACattaaataataaacaataaatatatataaatatcaaCCTGTTGTTCTAATTTCAACCTCTCTTGAAGCTTCTTTAATTCATTCTGCTTAGCCTCTCTTTTTTCTTGAataagtttttgaaattctttatcttcattgcatttctttttcctAGCCATCCTATAAGAAAGTCACCTTCAGACATCAGGAAGTTGACGTCCTTAccacaaagtttacaaaaacgCATCAGTGCACGCTACGTAACTTCAGTTGAAagatttaaaattcaaaattaaaaacaaggcTTATTCAATAGAGCAGTATAAGAACAATTTAAAGTTTACTGTCGTTGTTTTTCTTGTTCAAGTTGACTTTTTTGCAATTCAATTAGTTTAGCCAGTGCTGCTTCTTCTATCTCCCTGGTTTCCTCGAGCACATCtaaaatttagacaaaaacacaacaaaataacaaaatcaaaaaacagAATTAAATGACATAGAATAAGCAGCCTTTCTTGTTCTCCTTTACAAGATGGACAGCCATCTCTATCACGACCATTATTGATTGATCCCCGCAATGCATTTTCTGGTACAAAGGTTACTGTGTAAAGTGGCCACTACCTCAATGCTTTTTGCGGCCAATTTTGGAAACCCCCTTAAAATTCCCTCTATAAGATGGCTAgtttaaacaaattttgtgtaaatgtaATAAAACAGAATTAGGGCCTTAAGACTCCATGATGTTCGTATTTAcgtaacattatttattttaattttttttgaaaccctATGCGGTAGGAACATTAAAAGATAGAAttgatgaaaataataaaaaaaattttttatcaatgttttcagaatcaatgttaaaaaaacttgGTAAAAAACTTGTTATTATAAACTTCTCAATGTCTGCAGCATcatataaaactaaaataataaGCAGCATTTGTTTTCTAAACCAATCAGTTTGGTTTTGCTTAATTTTAAGCTAATCAAGTTTATTTAAGGGAGAATActcatcaaaaaatgtttttttatgattttaattCAAGCATTTAGTAATAACTTAGTTATAACataattatctttaaaattcAATAAAGCTCTTTAAcattccaaatatttttttatttttttctccttgGTGGTTGAGTTATTGAGGAAAACATCCCAATTGGTGAAGTTACCCTTGCGGGGAACTGGAAGAGAACCGTGGTTGctacaaattacaaaaaaaattgaaaatagtcCTCAAAGGAAGTCAAAGACCTACAATTTTGTACATACTCCTAGCCTTGTTGTTTCCAAAGTGATAAAGCTAATCATTTTACAGTTACAAATCATCAAGTTACCTATTTTATTCATCTCTTTTGAATAAtctttctttattattatttttaatgtataaaaacaaataaaacctcAAATTTTGAGAGTAGTTATAACTTGATTAACATTGCAATACAATGTTTTTTTGAGAATAAAAAATGTGCATGTACATTAATCCGAAGCGAGAGAGAGAAGCTTCAAGTAGGAGACAAGGGTACAAAGAATAAATAAACATCTTGGTTGCTTTCCTTTTTCTTGTAGAAAAACAGACAACTTCGTGCGTCATCTTAAAATCTAAGTTTCAtagtttattattttagttACATTTTCATAACTAAAAGAACATTCTTATAATACAATAAGAATAAATAGAGTTCGTTTACTTTATTCTCTAACGTTCTTGCCACATCACCATCTAATTATTGCTCCCTTAATGGTAACATCACACAACAATGTAAATTTACAGTAGCCATATGCAAATGACATCGACTGTCAGATGAAACAATAGGTATTTTAGGACTTATTCTATTTTGAAATCTAAAAATTAGGCATGCACGAAAAATTCATATTTCATAGTGAAGACAGGACTTTTTAGTTAAAAGTTAGGCATTTTTTAGTGAGAACTGATATTTTTAAAGAGGACTCTATTTTATACTGAGCCtaattatacacattttttaaaatcaacttcAATAATAATTTCAACCTCCAAATTCTGAATTCAATTTATAAGTGCCAAGAAGTTGCTTTTCATATTTTAGAAGATGGTATTTCTTAAAGAACTCTTGTAGGTTGCTTCTTAGAATAAGTAGGATTAAGCTATAACACTCAAGTTTTAATCTCAACCCTTAGAAGCTTGGttcattgcaaaaaaaaaaatgcataacaGTAAAAAAACCTTAAAGCATTTATACACTTACTGCAACTAACAAAGCCTCCTCGAAAAACCCATGCTGATTAGCTACAAATCAATACAGCTTTGTTTCAATGAAACAAATTGCTATAATTATTGCCCTAATGATTTGTTGTTGATCAAGTAAAAACCTTGTTTTGAAGGTTTTACTCTTGCTTCTTTAAAAGCAGAACGAGAACACTATATTTGACTAACATTAGATTACTAATTTTAACTCAATTATTCTTCAACATGGTTAAAATATAACTGTCaaaattttcttcttaaaaatcAAGTCTAATCTCAGCAGTCTTTTCTAACACCAGTACGCAAATGACACCATACAAACCATGATATATAGAGTTCAATTGCAAAAAggagaaattttaattttattcatatttattCCTCATAAGTTTATGGTCTCCTTAAATTGCATTCGTAAATTCTATACGGATTACCATAAAAGTCTGTTTGCATTCGATGAAGTACTAAATAGTGGCTTTTGTAATTGGTACAGAAAAACATGCAGGATAAACTATATCATTATGAAGAGATCAAAGCTGTAGGCATCAATAAAAAATTGTCACTTCTCTTTTtacttttaagaaattaatGTTTATTAGTCTCACTTTTTGTGTGCAATCAAAATCGAACTTTTGTGaacttaagataaataaaaacacaggcaaTCACATGTCAATTTTCATTTAGCTTTCAATGTTCTGTCAGAAGTTTCTTTCTGTTGAATGaggattatatatatatagatattgtGGAATGAAAATTACACTGCTTAAGATGGACAATAATGCAAGTTTGGATTGCGTCCAAGACAGCCACAAAAAAGGCTCGTCGATGGAAAAGTGCAATTATAGACCTGCTAGTTTGCTACCAGCCTTGTTAAAGGTGTTCGAGCGACTTAACGCAAACCAACTAAAGTTTTCTGTGGATTTAGAAAGGGTTACAGTCCTCAAAATGCTTTGCTCAATATGCTGTGAAGTTGGGAAAGTTACTTGGACAACTCTGGAAAGGAGtctgtcaaaagcttttgatctCATTTTTCAAGACCTATTGATTGCTGAGCTTGAAGCGTATGGTCTAGGCATTGATAGCGTTAGATTTCTTTATTCTTATCTAAAAAATAGAAAGCAAAGGGTAAAAACATGAAGTCCTTTTTGTGATTGGCTTAAGGTGCTTTCAGGAATTCCTCAAGGTTCTGTACTAGGCCCtattttgtttaatattttcatcAACAACATATGTTTTATTGTTTCTCATTCTTCCCTTTGTAACATTGCAGATTACAACACACTGTATGTCTTTGATAAAGCTATAGATAATGCAATTAGAAAGTTGAATGTTGATGTAAAGAGTATTATTAAATGGTTTGGTCAGAATGGAATGGTTGCAAATCCTAAAAAATTTCAGTTAATCATTCCACAACACTAACCTGAAAGTATATCTTCTTCCGTAGAAACAGTTGATATTCTGAATTCTAGTGTCAAACTGcaaaaatgtttcacaaaaagCTTTTCCAAATCTGCTACAAGTCACTCATTTATTTAacgcatatatatttttagcaatTTAACTATTGTCCTCTTGGGTGGATGTTTTGTAATAAATGTTCTCATCAACTCCTCACGTGTACATACAGTCAGGCATTATCAGTGATACACAGTGACTTCTCTCTTATTGACTTAAACTATTTGACTCGATTGAATCAAGAATTAATTCACTGGAAAAATCCTTGTTATTTTGTTATAGAAGTgtccaaaattttaaactacATTTAGCTAGCTTAATGTGGTCTATGTTTGATAAAGTGTCCTATTTTTATAAGCTCAAGAAAGGAGTCAGTGTTAGAAACCCAAAGGTCTGCAATTTTTAAGAATCAAACTCTTTCCACGTTAGAGGGGCACAGGCATGGAATCTTGGCAGTGTCCATAAGAAATGTATCCTCTTTGAACATGTTTAAAGCAATGATACGAAACACAAGAATATATTGTCAGTGttagtgtttttgttttttacttttcaatagttggtgtaaattagttttttttctatACATGTAAACCAAgtctaaataaagaaataaagaaaaaaaaactaaaaaaaacccAATGGAATCCTTGAATCGTGTAAGCCTCTTTTTAATTTACAGTATCCTGAATTTTATGGCCGTAGCTTTATTTAATCAtgatataaaatttttattttattagggTTTCCTTTGGAGATTTTAGGGTAATTTAGAATTGCCCTTTCTTTTGAAACATGACAAGTGTGAAATGCTAAATGATTTAATTCTTTGGAAATCTCTGAAAATTATTCATGTTATCATCATACCAGGTCTAATAATATCAAGAGCCAGAGGAGTTTTATCATCAACCTTTAATTTCATGTTCTTTTCATCTTGAAGTTCAATTTTCTCTAAATCGATGGCAacctaagaaaaaaaagaaacgaaaGATATATGTGTAAAATGTATGCTTATAACCAAATGGATACTACATATCATAAGAAAGAAGTAGACattttttgtgactttttgGAGAATCTGGGATACAGAGTCCTAATTTTACATCTGAAGTAACAacattcattattattttttagttgcCAGAATATTGAGCTTTCTGTAAGACTAAGAACATTTGagcattttttttgttgactaGGTGGATTTGCACTTTTAGaatgttttttactttatatataCTTAATTTAGTGCATTTGTGCTTGTCTCTATAATTTTCACGAAAAAGAAATATTACGAAGTTGGATAAGTATTTAGTTCATACAGTCTTAAAATTAATCAGTGGATAAATTACTTTGTTCAAGGTTTGATATTCTTCCTAATGACATATCAATAACAGACGTTttgctttgtttgttttttcaaatatattacTTAGAAAACTTGTATTGACATTCAACATGTAACATCTGAAATGTCATCACTTTTACACTAACATTACACTAAACTAACTTTTATAGGACAATTAGTAGAGGTTGGCTAAATAATGAGTACACACAactttgtttaaataaaattcacGCTCTCCAGTATGGCATCAACTATATGATAGCTATTCTTGCAAATCtggaaaaaaacgaaaaattgtGTCTGTATAGctaatttttattatgttttatttttattttactgaaaGCCAATAAAGAAGCACATTGAATTGATCatgtaataaaaacattgaaagtgGAATTCAAGATTATGTTTACGCTTAAGCACATGTattcattttccttttttttgctcttttttattattcaggTTTTCTCATTGCCATGTTTTTAGTTTTCATTTACACCTATTATTAATATATTATGGTATTAAGGCTAACAtgcacggtaagtttaaacagaccgtttaaatgtaagataaaaaaacttaccgtgtacacagcaaatatgttttttggttttataagtttttttaaaagttggacatgttcaactttaGCTAAGTTTTCtctattgaaattaacagaatgattaatgagctattgtttaaactaaagatttgagcatatttttcaatttctaatcataacctctttttttcttttaacatttaCCCCGCTGCTGCTATAACAATACCCGCAACGAAATATTTTACGTGTTTTTTGGTATTCTTTGtaaaaagagtttttttaaaaaaacttatacattttaACTTAACGTGTAGACAGGTGTATTACCTGCAACGaaacttataagtttttttcttacaactaaacgGTTCATTTAAACTTACCGTTTATTTTAGCCTTTAGGTTGTCTACCATTGAAATCAATGTTAGTTTGCTATTAATGTAGAGCAAATTCTTTAGTATTTTTTAATTAGAAATGGtatttttgaattaattttctgtgccaaaaattcttgtgaaaaaaaaatttgctaagTTATTTTGATGAAAATTCTCTTCTAGGTTGCAGAAACTAGCACGCAGAAGATCTTGATCAAGAAGGTATGAATTAATAAAAGTAGTAAATGACAGACAACAAGTTTCTAGTAAAAACAGTGTTTCCACTTACAAATGTATAAAACATAATACCTCAGCGTGAATATTTATCAGTTTGTCTCCATAGTCATCATGCAGGGTTTCTCttagttttttttctaataactgATCGGTATCCAGCGACACTGGGACAGAAAGTAAGAACTAAATTTAATAACCAAGATTTTGAGTGGTTGATAAAAGCATTCTCAATCCTTAATATTTTGTTCTGCTTTTAATTTAACACCCTTTAATTTTCGCACTCTAAATTTTTGTGTACTCATACAAATTGCATATTAGTAAattttttctattaaagtcTTAAGAAATGGAAGGAAAGTAGAAGCCAGATTATTTAAGCACTAGCCTGTGAAAATTAGATTGGTCCGAGCAAATACCATTTTCTCATTGTAGATTTCAGAACATCTGGTAAAAATGAATCATCAGCAgttaactaaatttttgaaaacgaaaCTAACAAGGCTGGAGATCACTttctcatttttgttttaagattTGTTAAAACATAAATTAGAAAAGTAACGAATAATTGAAGATTAGGCATGctggaaagaaattttaattttttgctgctTAAAAAAGAATATCTTCATTGTGTTTTGTTACTATTTTGTTAATTTGTGATGTCACAGGACGGTAGCACAACAAGCTTTTTTTATGAAGTGGCTAAACTTCTCTCATATTGTTGTCTTGTTAAACTATAAATTTGCATGTTAATCCTTAAACTATTGAGATTTCACAGGAATTCTGCGATTGAGCGACTTAGGCATGTTTTTACATAGTTTTTCACAAAGAAGCCTAATTTTTTCATGAAGTTTATCTATAATGCCCAGCATATTCCACTCATTTAATTAACTGGCATAAACACAGAATTAATTTCGTCTTTGTCTTTGATGTTATTTACTGAGCCCATTAAGGATAACTTTAACATGAAATTTATTGCAAagtatttaaatcttttttcattTCTAATTTACTGTTGCTACTTAGTATACTAATATAATATAGTGAAACAAATACCTTTGTCTAAAGCATCAATAACATCCTGGGCAATCAAAACTTTTTCTTCTGCATTCCTTTCATTGTGTTTGATCAGCGATAAATATTGAGATAATGACGAATCAAAGTAATCGTTTTCCTCATAATTACACTCAAATTGTTCATCAGATGGCTCACTGGCAAGACTAGCTTCATCTAATGCATCCAATTCAAGCTTGATTTGTGTATCTATATCATCATCGTCTCCTTTCATGCTTGCTACATTTTATGTTTTAAGTGGATAATACAATTTAATGAATTATTCCAACAAGGATACATCGGTGGCTGTGATGGTTTATAAtacattatttttcattttctaaataaaaataaacaccaCTCCAAAACATTATCAacacttttacattttttataaattaggaaacaaaggttttttattcagtttggaaTGTTACGATTTTTAGTTTCTGCAGAAGAATACTTGCTTTGAATACAACCAGtttctaaaatatatatttgttttacaCTTAATTTGTTTACTTAGGTATGGTCTCGATTCATAAAAGCATTTTTTAGGAATTCATATATATCTGATTTTAAAGAACAACAAATACTTTGAGCTGCAAAAAGATACCTTAACCAACTAAATATTTGTAAGTAATATGTAATAGTTCAGAAGTGTCATGAGAACTCTGAAAAATTAATGATATATATACAAGCAAGGAATTCTAGGACAACATTTATAACTTATAGGATTGATTATTAACTTGGACAACAATATGTACAACTCAGggtgaattttgaatttttagaatttttttttggaacatatttttttacattttgtttttgtgataCACTGTAATGTTTGTTCTCCATTCTTTTGATACATAAATTTTTTGACCAATTGAATTTGAGGAATAATATTTCAATACATATCGTTTAAAGTGTATGCAATTTTTAATATTGTATTGCTTGTTTGTGTATTTGTACTATTTTATTACTAATAAATAttcatcaaaaaataatttttaacaaataaagacGCCTGAAAGGATGTTTACACTTCAACAAAAGCCAAATTTGTTACAACAAAGTTAAAtagaaactgttttttttaataacatgaGCACTTTAGAAAACTAGAATATAAGGTTAATTGAAACTATTACAATGTTTATTAATTAAAAACGATTTTAAGATGCTAGTGGAATtctgatttttttgttattcgTATTTTCCAGACTTTTCCAAGCAGACCTCTTGGTTagtatttttattgtaaaacttCAACTAAACCAGTATAGACCTCCCACACTAAGAAGTACTAAATCACCTCACCCTCCTCCTGTGAAAAGAAAGTAGTGTAAGGGTTGTAAAAAAATACCAGCTGCTTCTAAGcggattttaaaaattaatgcaaTGAAATAGAAAAATTGATGATTCATTGAGAgattataaaaaagagaa
This is a stretch of genomic DNA from Hydractinia symbiolongicarpus strain clone_291-10 chromosome 9, HSymV2.1, whole genome shotgun sequence. It encodes these proteins:
- the LOC130657605 gene encoding leucine-rich repeat and IQ domain-containing protein 1-like isoform X1, whose protein sequence is MKGDDDDIDTQIKLELDALDEASLASEPSDEQFECNYEENDYFDSSLSQYLSLIKHNERNAEEKVLIAQDVIDALDKVSLDTDQLLEKKLRETLHDDYGDKLINIHAEVAIDLEKIELQDEKNMKLKVDDKTPLALDIIRPDVLEETREIEEAALAKLIELQKSQLEQEKQRQMARKKKCNEDKEFQKLIQEKREAKQNELKKLQERLKLEQQTLTNTLEKDLAVEETRIQNFQNSLQEVIENNLQLEKERLKSLQDEFDRNDHQRKQSGAILVQKHFRRYIAQRLYGPELDIIKRKRLQKEEEKRELQRKDEKRKKIEEECQRIEKIRSKQERLKKEKVVKKFERGKTYTEQKIIVRREIEKACTKDVSNVNVISAREKYCCVDTYIPTSCEAQAKDCIDILNKREEEIGRQDGCKLGEDGCKLGEDGCKLGEDGCKLGEDGCKLDEDGCKLGEDGSKLGEDGCKLGEDGCKLGEDGSKLGEDGSKLGEDGCKLGEDGCKLGEDGCKLGEDGCKLGEDGSKLGEDGCKLGEDGCKLGEDGCKLGEDGSKLGEDGCKLGEDGCKLGEDGCKLGEDGCKLGEDGSKLGEDGCKLGEDGCKLGEDGCKLGEDGCKLGEDGCKLGEDGSKLGEDGSKLGEDGCKLGEDGSKLGEDGSKLDEDGCKLGEDGCKLGEDGCKLGEDGCKLGEDGSKLGEDGCKLGEGGCKLGEDGCKSNSSNLDMQGEAIDCYDRCNNSLCLNLEVEKTGSSVNESNSLNIISPDMSTCFVNEIIACKESDDTNLPSKHEDETIPEKKYVSMQYCLDTTCNCSNTGDVGNITIKNSEIQNDVIQAHCTEKNKLAEDIYMSRYVVDKNAILEKVNVPPSAQKGCINSVKEKSQVETDDPKVTASKEINNYKIIQENRDAEKHLNITSKNTKESDTCLSSFQDSTSKEEISCDIDEVPVLSQIKHIFHNWITFTSGIRTLYGINYADTNFSELKNLQVVKKENAFSITNHEELRCLVLKNSKPPSLSDLHESKHLQFLQLQNCQLTSLSAFFKQLTILNLQNNNLSSVRQFEELSSLVSLNLSDNVISRISGLRNCCKLQYLNVNNNQIVSMKGLQYLKHLNVLSCKNNIISSVDEIQHCLLLREVDFSANSVTKLPAFLNNVLMYKLILDDNNVASIDNIKEYWLPHLTVLSVAGNSIQNLPSLENLILLKVINLKNNLISDANVFYSLKQCCLLERLCIEGNPVISTPNIKLTIFNILIWLKYVDNEKLDINEVTNINSSFTAGCVEETVAYTALKKQLDTVLTEVDAEENIEENFPKQVTLWKELDRLSVSRWNVHRALNKQKEDNEATELIVTEGKTGLAEVSRIEQHPLVVHNKQLKNAQIEKEEKKEKAATKIQTAYRSHRVRQAYLSFLNSLYAKEEDVSHYSEFDYEEEINLDEFELDDHMLEWKVPATPHAPVSDLVSPHIRSGSVTKLQVEEAWNTPVSLKTNLMTSDESSMPTISPESDRSSVGSTRRTEHISEEWGFHNEVTAELMLKRAKKMGVGKKKKVLNSDQRYQLFMKNKDSFIGPVTTHRKQGVGKQSYFQVHGSPTPLFRQYESKQMTYSWVCDQAVLHQERANELFGDEKKNVSEVLTSRSAKESIKRVGSEPIFLPQLDPAVIAGRTVPLVQSEVHNPKPPSKRSSSGSINARRHVLGSESKSHSAPHQRTSDGRNEKELRWKQMAYR